Proteins from a single region of Candidatus Aminicenantes bacterium:
- a CDS encoding homoserine dehydrogenase yields MTQKIALIGFGTVGQGLVEILQEKAAELHERYGYQWKITGVCDNRFGTVCHAQGLDPRVLLKEAANGCLKTHRLEGDVKQFLDECDADVVVEMTYTNLSDGEPAVSHCRYALEKGRHVVTSNKGPAALHFRNLSALAAKNRVRFLIEGTVMSGTPVLNLMDGPLQGCRVESLRGILNGTTNYILTCMEDGMAYDDALAKAQELGYAEADPTGDVEGYDARAKVAILANVVMGADLPIENVSCTGITAITPTDIETARKSGKRWKLIGAVERNGNDVSASVKPEMVPLDHPLAGVSGATNALTVVTDLLKDVSIVGPGAGRKETGFSILTDLLTIHRSS; encoded by the coding sequence ATGACACAGAAAATCGCCCTTATCGGTTTCGGAACCGTAGGACAAGGTCTGGTGGAAATCCTGCAGGAAAAAGCGGCCGAATTGCACGAGCGCTACGGTTACCAGTGGAAGATCACGGGTGTGTGCGACAACCGCTTCGGTACGGTCTGTCATGCGCAGGGACTGGATCCCCGTGTTCTGCTGAAGGAAGCCGCAAATGGTTGTTTGAAAACCCATCGTTTGGAGGGGGACGTCAAGCAATTCCTGGATGAATGTGATGCGGACGTGGTCGTGGAGATGACCTACACCAACCTCAGCGACGGTGAACCCGCGGTTTCCCACTGCCGTTACGCCCTGGAGAAAGGCCGCCACGTGGTTACCTCCAACAAGGGGCCCGCCGCGCTGCATTTCCGCAACCTTTCCGCGCTGGCGGCAAAAAACCGCGTGCGCTTCCTGATTGAGGGAACCGTGATGAGCGGTACACCGGTGCTGAATTTAATGGACGGCCCGTTGCAGGGTTGCCGGGTGGAATCGCTGCGGGGAATCCTCAACGGCACCACCAACTACATTCTCACCTGCATGGAAGATGGCATGGCTTATGATGACGCGCTGGCCAAGGCCCAGGAGTTGGGCTACGCGGAAGCGGATCCCACCGGAGATGTGGAGGGATATGACGCCCGCGCCAAGGTCGCGATCCTGGCCAACGTGGTGATGGGCGCGGATCTGCCGATTGAAAATGTGTCGTGTACCGGCATTACCGCCATCACTCCAACGGATATCGAAACGGCCCGCAAAAGCGGCAAACGCTGGAAATTGATCGGAGCGGTGGAGCGCAACGGTAACGATGTTTCGGCATCGGTTAAGCCGGAGATGGTGCCCCTGGACCATCCCCTGGCCGGGGTCTCCGGAGCCACCAACGCGTTGACCGTGGTGACGGATCTGCTGAAAGATGTTTCGATCGTGGGCCCGGGTGCCGGCCGCAAGGAAACGGGTTTTTCCATATTAACCGACCTGTTGACCATTCACCGCTCGAGTTGA